Proteins encoded by one window of Capra hircus breed San Clemente chromosome 8, ASM170441v1, whole genome shotgun sequence:
- the FAM166B gene encoding protein FAM166B isoform X1, whose amino-acid sequence MAMASTFIPGLNPQNPHYIPGYTGHCPLLRFSMGQTYGEMTGQLLRGSPGLAWPPAHRTLLPPIRPPRSPEPRRRSLPVRRGHERLSSSMVPGYTGFVPQAQFIFAKNCSQVWAEALNGFTQWSGGQGSQELPKEAKGEKDVEKDQEPKPGAELEAEKEPELGQEAEQASPYSMDDRDPGKFFMSGFTGYVPRARFLFGSSFPVLSNQALQEFGKMKSPGRSQKDPKHLPALSRTYPQRLGLLPKYGGYVPGEHGPGGRLWGLGYLCVCVCVCVCVCVCECVSVSE is encoded by the exons ATGGCTATGGCCAGCACCTTCATACCAGGACTGAACCCCCAGAACCCTCATTATATCCCAGG GTACACTGGACACTGCCCACTACTTCGGTTCAGCATGGGCCAGACCTACGGAGAGATGACTGGGCAGCTACTTCGAGGCTCTCCTGGCCTCGCCTGGCCCCCCGCCCACCGCACACTTCTGCCTCCCATTCGGCCTCCAAGATCCCCCGAGCCTCGCAGGAGAAGCCTGCCTGTCAGGCGTGGACACGAAAGGCTCAGCTCCAGCATGGTCCCCGGGTACACAG GTTTTGTGCCACAGGCACAGTTCATCTTTGCCAAGAACTGCAGCCAGGTCTGGGCTGAGGCTCTGAATGGTTTTACTCAGtggagtggaggacaggggagtcaGGAGCTGCCCAAAGAGGCCAAGGGAGAAAAAGACGTGGAGAAAGACCAAGAGCCAAAGCCGGGGGCAGAGCTGGAGGCAGAAAAGGAGCCGGAGCTGGGGCAGGAGGCGGAACAA GCTTCGCCTTATTCCATGGATGACAGAGACCCTGGCaagttcttcatgtcag GCTTCACTGGTTATGTGCCCCGTGCTCGCTTCCTCTTCGGCTCCAGCTTTCCTGTGCTCAGCAACCAGGCGCTGCAGGAGTTTGGAAAGATGAAGTCACCGGGCAGGTCCCAGAAGGATCCTAAGCATCTCCCCGCACTGTCCCGGACCTACCCTCAGCGCCTGGGCCTTTTACCTAAATACGGGGGCTATGTCCCAGGTGAGCATGGCCCAGGAGGGAGGCTTTGGGGACtgggatatttgtgtgtgtgtgtgtgtgtgtgtgtgtgtgtgtgtgtgtgtgagtgtgtgagtgtgagtgagtga
- the FAM166B gene encoding protein FAM166B isoform X2 has translation MAMASTFIPGLNPQNPHYIPGYTGHCPLLRFSMGQTYGEMTGQLLRGSPGLAWPPAHRTLLPPIRPPRSPEPRRRSLPVRRGHERLSSSMVPGYTGFVPQAQFIFAKNCSQVWAEALNGFTQWSGGQGSQELPKEAKGEKDVEKDQEPKPGAELEAEKEPELGQEAEQASPYSMDDRDPGKFFMSGFTGYVPRARFLFGSSFPVLSNQALQEFGKMKSPGRSQKDPKHLPALSRTYPQRLGLLPKYGGYVPGYKFQFGRTYGHLTQDALALSALQKQLLV, from the exons ATGGCTATGGCCAGCACCTTCATACCAGGACTGAACCCCCAGAACCCTCATTATATCCCAGG GTACACTGGACACTGCCCACTACTTCGGTTCAGCATGGGCCAGACCTACGGAGAGATGACTGGGCAGCTACTTCGAGGCTCTCCTGGCCTCGCCTGGCCCCCCGCCCACCGCACACTTCTGCCTCCCATTCGGCCTCCAAGATCCCCCGAGCCTCGCAGGAGAAGCCTGCCTGTCAGGCGTGGACACGAAAGGCTCAGCTCCAGCATGGTCCCCGGGTACACAG GTTTTGTGCCACAGGCACAGTTCATCTTTGCCAAGAACTGCAGCCAGGTCTGGGCTGAGGCTCTGAATGGTTTTACTCAGtggagtggaggacaggggagtcaGGAGCTGCCCAAAGAGGCCAAGGGAGAAAAAGACGTGGAGAAAGACCAAGAGCCAAAGCCGGGGGCAGAGCTGGAGGCAGAAAAGGAGCCGGAGCTGGGGCAGGAGGCGGAACAA GCTTCGCCTTATTCCATGGATGACAGAGACCCTGGCaagttcttcatgtcag GCTTCACTGGTTATGTGCCCCGTGCTCGCTTCCTCTTCGGCTCCAGCTTTCCTGTGCTCAGCAACCAGGCGCTGCAGGAGTTTGGAAAGATGAAGTCACCGGGCAGGTCCCAGAAGGATCCTAAGCATCTCCCCGCACTGTCCCGGACCTACCCTCAGCGCCTGGGCCTTTTACCTAAATACGGGGGCTATGTCCCAG GGTATAAGTTCCAGTTCGGCCGCACGTATGGGCATCTCACCCAGGATGCTCTGGCTCTCAGCGCCCTCCAGAAGCAGCTCCTGGTGTAG